A single window of Nicotiana tomentosiformis chromosome 1, ASM39032v3, whole genome shotgun sequence DNA harbors:
- the LOC138906613 gene encoding uncharacterized protein, translated as MEVAGTSRVTELHELDKFRYHTFESTRLYKEMMKIMHDKHIQERIFKPEDVVLLYNSRLKLFPSKMKSSWSGPFRVVQVLSSGVVEIEFEDGTNRFRVNGQRLKHYLGMDEENIVLVIHLKEPQWLSEP; from the coding sequence ATGGAGGTCGCTGGTACGAGTAGAGTCACAGAACTTCATGAACTCGATAAGTTCCGTTACCATACTTTTGAAAGCACCAGGTTGTACAAGGAAATGATGAAGATCATGCACGACAAGCATATTCAAGAGAGGATTTTCAAACCCGAAGATGTCGTGTTGTTGTATAATTCAAGATTGAAACTATTTCCAAGTAAGATGAAATCTAGTTGGTCAGGACCATTTAGAGTGGTGCAAGTACTCTCAAGTGGAGTTGTAGAAATTGAATTCGAGGATGGAACGAACAGGTTTAGAGTtaatgggcaaaggttgaaacattaccttggcATGGATGAGGAAAATATTGTATTGGTGATTCATTTGAAGGAGCCTCAATGGTTGAGTGAACCTTAA
- the LOC138906614 gene encoding uncharacterized protein: MEMLKQIQVNISLINALRKMPGYAKMMKDLMSHKFDFQDLATITLTQTCSVVVSRPIAQKLSDPRIFTISCTIGSYAFAKALCDLGESINLMLLSIYKRLDIGRARPTSMLQQLADRTVKRPSGILDNVFVQVGKFVFPADCFIMDCKVDEEIPIIL; encoded by the coding sequence atggaaatgctgaagcaaattcagGTAAACATTTCTCTAATTAATGCTTTGAGGaagatgcccggttatgcaaaaatgatgaaggacttgatgtctcatAAGTTCGACTTCCAAGACTTGGCAACTATCACATTGACACAGACTTGTAGTGTTGTTGTGTCAAGACCTATAGCTCAGAAGTTATCCGACCCTAGAATCTTCACAATTTCATGCACCATAGGTAGCTATGCATTTGCcaaagcattgtgtgatttgggagaaAGTATAAATCTGATGTTGTTGTCTATCTATAAAAGGTTAGACATTGGAAGAGCAAGGCCCACATCCATGTTACAGCAACTAGCTGACCGAACGGTGAAAAGACCATCAGGTATACTTGACAATGTATTTGTGCAAGTTGGAAAATTCGTGTTTCCAGCAGATTGTTTCATTATGGACTGCAAGGTTgatgaggagattcccataattttgtga